Genomic segment of Ictalurus furcatus strain D&B chromosome 9, Billie_1.0, whole genome shotgun sequence:
tgattgtgccctgtgatggactagcaccctgtccagggtgtacccgatgttccctgggataggctccaggttcccccacaacgttgaagaaggagtaagcggtagaagatggatggtggtttagtggttagcatgtttgcctcgcacctctgagATTATGGGTTTGAATCTCATTTCACCCTGTGTATGtagagtttgaatgttctcccagtgattctgggtttcctccaggtactctcagttgtaggctgattgtatttccaaattgtctgtagtgtgtgtgaatgggtgtgcgattgtgccctgcgatagattggcaccccgtccagaatGTCCCCCACCTTATGTcagtttgttttgaaatgttagCAGAGACTTACTGCTCTAGACCACAGCTCATGGTCTGTGTGGGCTCTAGGATGTGTCAGTGACAGTTTTACATAGgaaatattaatgagaaattatATGTGCAACTTGCATCATGACACAGAGGGTCGAGCAGCCCAGACACCACACCACACGATGGCACCAAGCAGCAATAATACAGAGGTAAGGGAGCAGAGCAGAGCAAACTTCCCTGCCAGTGACCAGAACAACAGACACAACAACAGACTCGGCAGACTTGTACAaacgaggggaaaaaataaataattctgcaCCTTATTTTCATCTGTGTTTGCATCTGTTCAGAATATATTAGTTGTTCAAGccaaataatgtattcgtaTTTGGTTGTATCCCTAATATTCTGAAGGTGAAGTATATTTAATCAAGAAAGGACCTATTTGTCTTACAGAGTCCAGATGTGAATCCAATCCTGTGTCCCAGTGATGCTTTTTGCCCTGAGGGCAGCACTGCTCCGGGTTATTGCATGGAGACTTTCTTAAGAAAGGCTGGAGATACGTGCGAGCTTGCTCCTGTCACCATAGCTCTGATTGTCATTGGAGGAGGATGTatgaacatttaaatttttCCCATCTCTTTATCCTAATAAAATAACTTGATTCactatacatgtatatacatccAACAGGGTCAAGATTTTATCTACAAATTACCCCTCAATATGTGCTCTGTTGACACCTTTTCCTCTTCTCTGTCTGATCTCTTCAGTGTTCCTTCTGTTCATGGTGCTCCTGGTTTGTCGTAGGAGAAGGGATGCAGACAGtgaactgtctctctctcgtgccCCACTTCTGCGGAAGGACCGTCCCAGTTGTCATGTGTATGGAGTCCCGTGTGATGCAGATCCTGTGTATGCAGGATGGTGACACATTGACAATGCAGAGAGAGTGCACAAAATCCTGTCAAGCTATTGCAAGCTACTATGCTGCGCATTTGGACTTctgaaaatgtactgaatatttGACAAACTGTTTGCAACATTTTGATAAAGTTCATATCTGTTTTCAGCTGCCCAGTGTTTGCTTCTGAATGTTCACTCTGACAAATCAagctatcttttttttaattatggtgTTCACTGCTGTACACTGCACACTGGTTGAATGAATGCAAAGGAGTATCATTGTAGAAGTACATATCCTCTTTTTTTAACAAGTTGAATTGGGCCAGATCTGACAATACTTTTTGCCTGTAAAAAGTATGgtgagaaatgtttttgtatttaactATTAAGTCATTGCACTGGTCTTTAATATGTGGTACTAGTTAAGATTTGTGATTGTGCTGAACTGTTGCTGTTGCCTGCATGATTGTATTTATTCACTTGTGCCCCTTGATGTTTTATTACATATGGTACTTCAAGAGCTGTTTACTATGGAAGTTATATCTTTTTGGTATTTAAAAAGTTAATGCCATATAGGAATTTTTAAAAGAAGCACAATCGGATTTGGCTAGAAAATAAACTTTGCACAAGTTTCAAACGAATTTTCATGACAATTACAAGATTGTTCATTTGATGTTTTTTAGTTGAGCATTTTTTCCATAGCCAATGAATACATtataccttattattattattattattgttattagtagtagtagtagtagtagtagtagtagtagtagtagtattaataacaACAGTCATATAAATGTGGTGTGGACTGTTCTGGCTGAGTTGGAATACACCACTATGTCAGACCAGTGGACCAGTGTGATGTTGTTGAGATGTACTGGGGGAACTGGAGTAAACTGAGCTAGTGCAGTCTTGCAGACTGTGGAGGTTGAAGGAACAAGGGAGGGTAACATAGGTGAATTTAGTCAGGAAACTGAGGCAGGCTTGCTGGATTCTCCACAGGTCAGACCAACTAACTGGTTTATTGAGTATGTTCTCCCATGCTGTCCATCACCCCTGGAATCCTGGAGAACCAGCCCTGATCCTGTACTTCTATTCCTCCACCCTTGCCACCTCTGCCTTTTAgcacttttgttgtttttattttttatttttataaatgccatttataatgacaaaaatgtcaatgaatgtggtaaaaaataaaataaaaaaagatttttgccGAATAGATTGAactgactatttttttttttaccctataGTCTGTATATGTAAAGTCTAAATAAAACCAGAATTTATATCATACAGCATATGGATACATCACAACTGGAGACCGTATGAAGTACAGTCAAAGACTATCATtattgttgtcgttgttgttgtaaaGACAAATGCTTCAATGTTTAATAATTTGTTGTTTGGTTTATAACTGTTTGCACTCCGCTTTTCCCCCACTGCGTGCTGTTTGTCCCTGCCGCGCTCTGTAGGTCAAGGGTCACACACATTCAAGATGGCGGCCACCTTGACTAGAGGACTGTCAGGTAGTAATGTTTTCGCATTTACATTGTACAACACGCTTGCAGATTTCGTTTATTCAGTTTGTGCTCGGATAAGCGATTAAGACTACCTTCTATTACATAGAGTTGTCTTAGACATTTATTCCGTTAGCTAATGCTAACCGGATAGCTTCTGTGCTTATTGTTAGCATGTGTGTACTGGATACACATCACAGAGAGGAGTTATCAGAAAAGAACTCCTTTAGATACAGGAACTAGCAACACTTCTGCGGACCCAATCTGTAAACACTTTTCTGTCTCATTGTCATTCTCAGGTATAGTGAGACCTCTGACAGGTCTAGGACAGTCCTGCTTTAACCTCGCAGTCAGAGCGCCGCTGTTTCTCCCTCGCTTCTCCACACTTATTCAGCGACACTTTGGGTTTAAACCGCTGCCTTCTCTTAATGCCTGTGGGCTTCAACAGCAGACTCTACTGCAACGGTAAGGTTCAGAAACAAGTCACGGCTTTTCAAACACTGATGTTATGTTGCTACTCTGGCATAATTGTTCACGTTACTTACTTACATGGCCAGGAAGAGTCCTGAAGTACTGGATGATGGCATCCAACCATAAATATGACACCACTTCTGATGCTGCACTGCCCTACTGAAAAATTTCAGAATGACCTGACCAGCTACCAGCTGCTCAAACACATGCAGAGCTGCTCAGACTGGTAGACAATTTTAGCCTGCTGGTAGATGGAAACAGTTTTTGAAATCCTgctatctaaaaaaaatgttcttttaaaggaaaataacacAATAGTAAGGCAATTACAAAACTTAACAAGGAATTCAAAAAGAAAcctgatttttttcctttttaacttTGGCAAAGATAGCTTTCTTTAGGAACACCCACTTTTACCATTTGGTAAACAGTTCTGATACTGATCTGATGCAAAGGAAAGAATTTGACTGTactatacaccgatcagccataactttatatccactgacaggtgaagtgaataacattgatcaACTTGTTTCAATGGCATCTGTcagggggtgggatatattaggcagcaagtaaacagtcagttctcgaagttgatgtgttggaagcaggaaaaatgggcaagaatcatgggccaaattgtgatggctagatgactgggttagagcatctccaaaacagaagttcttgtggggtgttcccagtatgcactggttagtacctaccgaaagtggtccaaggaaggacaaccggtgaaccattGAAAGGGTCATAGATTCCCAAGACTCATTGATGCacatggggagtgaaggctaccCGGtatggtccgatcccacagaagagctactgtagcacaaattgctgaaaaagttcatgctggttatgatagaaaggtgtcagatcacacagcttgctgtgtatggggacgcgtagctgcagactggtcagagtgcccatgctgacccctgtccactgccgaaagctCCTATAATGgacacatgagcatcagaactggatcatGGAGCAATGCAAGAAGGTGGCctagtctgatgaatcatgttttcttttacatcatgtggatgagattgtaccaggatgcactatgggaagaaggcaagccgatGGAGGAAGCGTGATggtctgggcaatgttctgctgggaatccttgggtcctggcattcatgtggatgttactttgatacgtaccacctacctaaacattgttgcagaccacgtacacctcttcatggcaacagtgttCCCTAATGGcggtggcctctttcagcaggataattcgccctgccacactgcaaaaattgttcaggaatggtttgaggaacatgacaaagagttgaagctgttgacttggcctccaaattccccagatctcaatctgattgagcttCTGTGagatgtactggacaaacaagtccgatccatggaggccccacctcacaacttacaggacataaaggacctgctgctaacgtcttggtgccagataccacagcacaccttcagaggagtcttgtggagtccatgccctgaagggtcagagctgttttggtggcacaagggggacgacacaatattaagcaggtaGTTTTAATTAGGTGATGTATAAAACACAGTtaggtgtgctgttatgggaaaataaaacataacagggtggtgtgacATTTTCCTATTTTCCagcagcacatcccaaagtgttaattcctcttataccagagcgaatgatattttttaattgagtaTGGAATGACCTGTCATACTTTTCACcatgtatatttatgtttaatctTGAGGAATGCTTGTGATACGTTGGCTACTGGTACCACTTACTATATTTTATAACCTCTGTAAACAGTCCTTACCTCTgcagtttctctttttttccctcttactTAATAAATCAGAAATGAATCATGTCTTGGTTGGAAAGCGCAAAAGTCCTGTGTCCTGAAGATTCTCCCAGAAAACATACTAGCACATTCCAGAATGTATGCCTTACACACTGTGTAGTTTTAGCTACAGTTTTACTGTATACAGTCTCCCTGTTCTGCACTATCCTTGGtcttcttttctatttatttcttattcatttcttATCTTTAATGCGCAGTCTAAGCAAGAGAaggccaggttttcatttcactgcaagttatatactgtatataactgtgtatgtgacaaataaaaatcttgaatAGTGTTagaaaagcactgacacctgagagtccttccatgaatgttaaataaacatctctttataGAACACATcaattaatatacatttttctttgttaaataatttctttgtttttcttttgtttttttttgctgtttagccttagattatgtagagtgTCTATCaaacaagtctctgtgaatgagaaattataatgtattagaacaagtgcattaatataaacctgtgaagtGGACTGCAGCCGGCGCTACTGTCAGATCTGCTGTTCCAGAAAATTTATTCTCACCTTCTAATTCAAGAATTGAACAGCACGGTGGTATAagtgacaataaataaatctgctgaTGCTGTCATCGTGAAAGTAACCGAGCGACAAGGTGAGCGCTTTTGTTGCTAAGTTATACAACGCATCACAGGTGTGAATGCGTCATACGTTGTGTCCTGCATTAACTTCTGTCACATCAGGCATCATCATGCCAGTTCGTGGCATGAAATTCATCTATTATCGTTTAATATTGGCCCTTATCGGATACCCTGCAGTGGACCAGTGCATTTCTAGCATTGCTGTATGATTAGTCGCATAATAATCGATCCTTATCTCATGCTTTTTGAGGAGTCAGTGGAATCCCAGGTATGCGGCTGTGTTGTGAGTTTTCTTACGTCTTAATATCTCTCATTGTACAGAGTCTCTCCTCTCGTTCCATCACTGATGCAGCAGCCCTGTAGAAACCTGACATATTATAGTGTGAAGAAGGGCAAGAGGAAGACCGTGAGATCTGTGGTGCAGAGGTTTCTGAGGCTGCACTGTGGCCTGTGGGTGAGGAGAAAGGTAAGGAGGTCACATGCACATTTGAACTGTTTCTTTGGAAATACTTCCTTCCACTGAATTTATACTCTGAAATCTGGGAAAGTTTACAAAAGATTTGACAATCTTGAGACAGTCTTGCCCATGAGACCGGGTTTGCTTTCAGTAAGGCTTTCAGAGAGTTCCTGTTTTTCACTTTTGCTTTCACCTccttataaaaaacaaaaaaacaattacgATTAGTATGTCATAATCAGATTGAATTAAACGCTAGaatttataatgtttaaaagcATTTGCTCTAGTTTTGAGCACTAATTTAAATTCATCCATCACAAGCACTTGAATCTTTATAGACCAAACACCCCATAATTGCCAGCAATCGAACTAAAGTGGATTCCTTCAAGAGACATAATTTCAACATAATTTTGAATTGGATATCAGGACATATTGGGCTGTCTGGAAACGAACAAGCAGATATTGCTACTTAGGAAGTGGGAAGTCAAATCGCACcatctgatctcaaacccataATAAGCTCGTACATCTCCAAAAAGTGTCAGGTTGAATGGGACCAATGCATTCATAACAAACCACACCAAATCACCCCTGATATAAATGAGACTCTTCCCTCATTTCCACTTTGAATTCAGACACAACCAGACTGTATTGTTGACACTGTCAGGATGAGGTAAAATTTTATCGTAATTCTATAAATGTATGGAATATCCTGTTTTACCTACCTTGATCTTACCATGGAAATATCCATTGATTCAGACCAATAAGTAATATTCAGTTCATCCTACAATTTCATCTCTATGTCAATCAGCTCTTCATTTAAACCGAATGTTGTTTGCATTTCAGGCTGGATACAAGAAGAAGCTTTGGAAAAAATCAGCAGTGAGAAAGAAGCGTTTAAGAGAGCACGTATTCTGCAATAAGACTCAGTGCAAAAAATTAGACAAAATGACGACATCCTTTTGGAAAAGAAGAAACTGGTACCTTAATGATCCTTACCAGAAATATCACGATAGGGTTAACTTGTAAGTGTCCTTTAGCCCTCTTCTATTAGAAATGTTCTGTTCtgtgaagaaaatgtttttgtttgtacagTGTGTACATCTGACCTTTACACTTATCGGAACCACAACAGAGAATACAGTTTGCACTTTCTGCAAATGTAACGTCACAGAAAATATTCATGCAAGTTGAAAAGCAATGTTCGTGTTTTGCATTCTGGTCAGTGTAAAGAGCTCTGATTATTGAAATAAACCAGTTTCAGTCTTGCGTGTCAGAACGTTGTGTAtagcgagtgagtgagaaaatgaaatCACAGAGCCATTGGTATTCCGTCTCCCTTTTTAATAACTGATGGTGACACACCGTCAGATCCATTTTAAGGGTCCATGACAGAGATCAGACCATTTTCGTTCTTTGTCCACATTAATCAACAGTATAAGAGAGATTTTCTGGCCTGCCAGACATGAGAGCTGTgttttgaaatgctttttttaatttattttttttactgcaagCTGTGTGTTCATTAGGAGGAAAGCAAGGTTTAGTCACCCTTATGAAGTACATCCCTAGcctcattttctttatttctccctCTTCCAAGgagttcaaacaaacaaatgaatacaaatgaacATTATTTCAAAGTAAGAAATCTTCTAAAAAGCAATAATAACTATTAGTCTTTAAAGGCACATCCTCTACTTGAATCATGACTAATTTTGCTCAGTTGTCATTTGTGTAAGGAAGCAGGTGTTTTCTCACAATAcacagtttaaaaagaaatgcagctCAAAAATAATCTTGTTGCAGTTTTATAGAGAACATCAAAGACTTGGAAGGCTAATCAAGACACTGATATTTCAATTagcctgtttttttctttctttctttaagggATATGTGCCTTTAATAACTAACTCCTGAAACAACATTCAACGAAATCTAATACTACTTCTCATGAAAGTAACATCAGATAATCCTGACAGTGGTTCACACAGAGCACTTAAATGGTTATACATGTACAGAATGCTGGAAAGAGATTTCATGCATGTGTTTtacttctttcatttctttaaaagttGAAATGTTAAGTGAGCAAATATAATGCCGGCTGGATGCTCTTCTAAACAATCAAATCAATCTTAATTCACAGATCTCAGGTTTCAATTCTCTGCTTTGCATTTTGTATTTCTGGTGTCATATTCCATGTCATTATGTTTGTCCTTTTAACATTTCATCTTTCATGCGTAAAGTTTGATTAAATGTGGTAAGATATAACAAACTGTACCTGAGAAAGATatctacttaaaaaaacaaacaaacaaaaaaacaacatttcaatTGTGTCGCTGTGAAACAATATGGGCTTTTGCTACCTGATATCTGAAAGAAGAAAGAGGTGACATAAAATAAGATCGTCATCATTCTCCTCAAGTCTTATTAACATGGAAACAGTGGTAGTGACACAATTCAGTACATAAGTGTTACTGAGAATTTTACAACGTATAATCCTAGTGATACGACGTTGTATTGTGACCCATTTGTATTACTCAGTGAAGCATAGCAGTCTGACTGCACAGTGTTCTGACTTTAAGGGACTACTTGGCACCCCCTTTATGGCTAAATGTATGAGAATGTACTAAACTATGCTCAATGAGTACAGTGCCACACTCTCTATCTCGTGTGTATGTTACAGAGCTCACAGCATTATAATTCTGAACGGTGCTTAATCCAGCACTAGTGTACGTAAATGAAGTAATACTGACAACTCCAGACtgatatgaagaagaaaaaaaaacattcagattGTCAACATTTGGTGTGAATTCATGTAACATTACAGTTAAGAGAAGTGAAACATGAATTAAAGTTCTTTAAATAGAACAGAAACTAAAACAATATTCACACTAAACCAAATGAAATGATTATTCGTGGTGAGTTAGGGGTGGTGGCAGCTCAGTGGTCAAGACATCGGCCTTCTGcctggaaggttgtgagttcaaatcccagcaccaccaagctgccaccactgggcccttgagcaaggcccttaaccctccactgctcagttgtatatatatatgagataaatgtaagtcattcTGGGCAAGgtcatctgccaaatgctgtaaatataatcCAGAACTGCTACTATAAAATGCCTAAAGAATGCTACttaaaatattcatgaatttCCTTGGATAAATAAGCATTGCTTTAAATGACTGATCAGATGTGTtttcgtttttctttctttcttttgtgatgGGCTTTAATCATGTATCATGCCTCATCATAACAGCATGAATAAAACCAAACAGCCGATGGGGGTGAAATTTCTTCAGTGTGGCTCAGTTTAAATCCATTCTTTCAGAGTCAGCTGAAATCTAATATCATTGCACATTTGTCCTGTAAATTCCTTTAAATATACACGATTAATATTTTCATTgctatacaattttttttggtAGAATTACAAGCCTGCATGTAGAAGTCACTCTCCCtttgtaaataaacatttatcagtgTTAGTGGACCGACATTATCAACGGGCTACGTATCCTGAGAGGACGATGGTGTCATGCCCGCTTGTGCTCCATTCGAGTGCACTGAACGGTGTGAAGCCTTAAAAAGTCCACAGAAGAGTCGCTGCAGCGCTTCAACTGTGAGCATAGTGGCTACTGTACAATGCCTAGGTGCTCAGAGGTGTTGCAAATGTTGCTCTCGTGACAGACCAACAGAGGGACATGCATGCTTCTGTCTCTCCCAAAGTCATACAAACAAAAGGAAGCAAACATACACTCttcacatacagtaaatatgtaCAACACAAAGTGTTTAAGAGTCTCTAAATGGTGCCACATACACGTGCTACCTTGATAGAAACCTCCCCCCTCGGGTGTGAAAGATCAGACGCAATAAGGTCGCA
This window contains:
- the mrpl35 gene encoding 39S ribosomal protein L35, mitochondrial encodes the protein MAATLTRGLSGIVRPLTGLGQSCFNLAVRAPLFLPRFSTLIQRHFGFKPLPSLNACGLQQQTLLQRVSPLVPSLMQQPCRNLTYYSVKKGKRKTVRSVVQRFLRLHCGLWVRRKAGYKKKLWKKSAVRKKRLREHVFCNKTQCKKLDKMTTSFWKRRNWYLNDPYQKYHDRVNL